The following proteins come from a genomic window of Drosophila sulfurigaster albostrigata strain 15112-1811.04 chromosome X, ASM2355843v2, whole genome shotgun sequence:
- the LOC133848677 gene encoding RNA-binding protein 7-like: MDNFSKPMQYSAEQQQMCNAFRNVYATLPNANGAYFGYGPQARPQFQAFSEEYDDDEDDEQMRTLFCNNLDERVTEEILYEVFLQAGPIESARIPLDNTGRQRNFGFVTYQHRSAVPYAVKLYQGLELFQKKVSIRQHRPRQGSSGNATNDHVGPSRHDNKNKFNRDDIRRQSDESNRRRMHQQHSQQWR, from the coding sequence ATGGATAACTTTTCGAAGCCTATGCAATATTCTGCTGAACAACAGCAAATGTGCAACGCTTTTAGAAATGTCTATGCAACATTGCCGAATGCGAATGGCGCTTACTTTGGATACGGGCCGCAAGCTCGGCCACAATTCCAAGCATTCAGTGAGGAAtatgacgatgatgaggatgatgagcAAATGCGCACCTTGTTCTGCAATAATTTGGACGAGCGCGTTACAGAAGAGATTCTGTATGAAGTATTTCTACAAGCTGGCCCCATTGAAAGCGCACGTATTCCTTTGGATAATACGGGACGACAACGgaattttggttttgttacATATCAGCACAGAAGTGCAGTGCCGTATGCAGTAAAGCTATACCAAGGATTGGAGCTGTTCCAAAAGAAGGTCTCAATTAGGCAGCATCGCCCACGACAAGGGTCCTCCGGCAATGCCACAAATGATCATGTCGGTCCGAGTCGGcatgataacaaaaacaaatttaatagagATGATATAAGGCGACAATCCGATGAGAGCAATCGACGTAGAATGCATCAACAACATTCGCAGCAGTGGAGGTAA